The Natronolimnobius baerhuensis DNA segment CCTCGAGGCGACCGGCGACGACGTCCGCGAGCAGTCGCCGGTGACACCAGCGAGCGTCTTTCTCCCAGCACACCAGCCAGATATCACACTCTCGAGCGCGGTCGGCGAGTTCATCGATCACCGCCTGGGGGCCGTCTCGCTCGAGGTACTGCAGATACCGCGGTTCGTAGCTCACCGAATCCCAGGCGATTGCCGCTGGGTTGGGCTCGTCGTTCTTTTCGGCGGCTTCTTCGACCGTCTTGTACGCATCCAGCAGGTCGTTGGGCGGGGCAACGGCCGGGATATTCCGATCAGTCACCCGGTCCACGAAGTCCTTCGGATACCGAACCACGCCGAAGACGTCGACGTCCGCGGCTGGCCCGTACTGCGAGAGACCACCGAAGTAGGTCGTGTGAACCGTCATTGTGGCCCCCGAAGGTCGTCGAAAACGGCTGTCCAAGTGATCTGTCGGTACTGCTCGGCGCTGCGGCCACCGTTGCCGCAGTCCCACCAACTGCCGCCAATGATTCGATCAACTGTCTTCGCTCGAGTAAGCGAAATACGTAGTATCTCGTCGGTGTCGCGCTCGAGGACGACGAGAATGTACCAGCCGTTCGCGTCGACCAGGCGCTCGTGATTCTCGCGGCGAATCCACCAGCGACCGGCGCGGTCGTCGTACGTTTCGTAACACGACTTCGCCTCGGCGACCTCGCCAACCGTTGCGATCACGCCGACCTGCTCGCCGATCACGTCCTGGACGAACTCGAGATCGTGCCATTCGGCACGGTCGTCGTCGACACGCTCGAGGGGCCACCGTTCGCAGGCAGCCGATTCGACGTAGTGGCCGCGTTCGCGGTTCTCGGCGACCGTCATCGGGAACCACCGTTCGATTCGAGCGTCTCACGGTCGGTCAATCGAATCGCCGCAATGCCGTGCTCGACACTACATGCGGTGATCGTCGCTGTGAACTGTATCCCAGGTGTCTCGATGGTAGCACGCTTGCACCGCCAGATACCGGTGAAATCGAATCCCTCACTGACCGCAGACGCGACCTCAACGTGCACGATCACGTCGTCGTCGATCCGATCAATCTGGAACGCAGGGACTCGAGCACCGTCGATTCGAACTGGAACGTGCTGCTCGCTCGAGGCAGTCCCGCCGTCTGCCCGAACTTCCCGTTCCTCGAGCGAACGGCGAACGTCGTCGTCGCTCGCTTGATGGGCTGGATGGGCTATGGGCGTCCGACTCGAGACGTGATACAGGCGGCTGGCCCGGACGAACTCAGACATCGGACTCACCCCCTTGGTGGCCGTTCGCCGTCTCTGGGTCTGGAATCTCGAGCGCTTTCCCAGCTGCAGAGCCTCGAGTCAGTCGCCGGTACGAATCGCAGTTCGAGCAACGGTGAACTCGGTTCTGATTATCGCCATAGACGCGACTGAAGCGGTCAGAAACGTGTCTCTCGCAGTGAAGGCATGTCGATCCGGTGCCGGTCGACGGCCACGGTGCGACCGTCACGCCGACCACCTCCGGCCATACTGTTGACTAAGTAGAAATATCTCAAAAGCGAGAATTGGATTTTCGGGTGTCTCAGGGGGCTGAGAACCCCACGGATGAACACTTAGATAATTTCGAGTGGGACCGCCGAGAATTGAACTCGGGTCCTACGGACCCCATCCGCAGAGGATACCACTACCCCACGGTCCCGTATCGTATTCGATGGCCGTCTGCTGTTTAAGCGTGTCGTTTCGCTGCCGTTCACGCCCCTCATCGTCCCCAAACAGCCCTCAAGCGGACTCGAGGCTACACCAGCACGCGCTCGAGCGACACCGCCACGCCGTCCGTCGCCTCGCCGTCACGGTCACCGACGAACTCGCCGAGACAGATCGCGGCCCCATTCGGCATGTAACACGCAACGAGATCACCAGACTCGAGATCATCACTGACCTCGAGCACGCCCGGTTCGTACACCGGCGCACCGTGTGCGACTTCGCGGGCGGCGTTTTCGGCGATCAGAACGCGTGGCAGGTCCTCGAGAATCCGTTCAGCGGGATCGACGATGTCGAACAGGGGCTCGGGGTCGTCGTCCTCGAGCCAGAACGCGAGTGCATCCAGAAACTCGTAGGGAGTGTGCAGGTCGCGGTCGTCAAACGGCGTCGTCGCCGTTCGTCGCAGATGCCCCATGTGTGCGCCAGTGCCAAGCGCCAGTCCGAGGTCGTGACAGAGTTTCCGGACGTAGGTGCCACTCTCACAGCGAATGCGAAGCAGAAGTTGGCGATCCTCGTCGTTTCGCTCGAGTAAGTCGAGGTCGTAGATTTCACGGACGCGCAGGCGACGCGAAACGGCGCTTTTTCGCGGTGGCTTCTGATAGAGCGGCCCCTCGAACTCGTCGATCACCGACTCGGCATCGGCCGGAATCGATCCGTGGCACTCGAGGACGGAAACGTACTCTTTCGACCCCTCGAGAAAGACCTGTGCAAGCCGGGTTGCATCACCAAGCATGATCGGGAGACAGCCGGTGACTTTCGGATCGAGCGTCCCCGCGTGGGCAGCGCGATCAATCGTTGTATCGACACCGCGGTCGGCGAGCGTGTCGTCGACGGCATCGCGAAGCCAGCCGCTGAGCTGGTGAGAGGACGGCCCTGGTGGTTTATCGAGGTTGACGACGCCGAAGCTGAGGAGTTCGGCGGGCGAGCGGTCGTCGGGTGGACCACGCAGTTCAGTCATCGATCAGAACTCGTACTCGAGGTCAAGGTCAGCTTTCCCTTCGTCGCCGTCATCGTCGTACTCCTCGACGGCAGTCACGAGCATATCGAGCACTGCGTCGGGGTTCCAGCGAGCAGTGTTGACTGAGAGATCATAGATCGTCAGATCGCGAATATCGATCTCGTAATAGTCCTCGTAGCGCTGGGCTTCGCTGGCTTCGCGTGCTTTTGTCTCCTCGGTCGCACGAACGGGATCTTTGTCCTCGCGGTCGGCAATCCGTTCGCCCCGAACCGCTGCCGGCGCATCGAGCCAGAACTTGAAATCGGCTTCGTCGCCTGCGAGCCACCCCGCAAGTCGTGACTCGAGGACGAGATCGTCCTCTGTCACCGCGATGTCGCGCAGACGGCGGTCGAGATCGCGGTCGATCTCGTCGTTTTCCTCGGCCAGTTTATTGAACTCGAGAGGCGTATAGCCGCGTTCATCGGCCAGTTCACGGAAGATATCGCCACCGCTGACGTGGTCGAGATCGAACGCATCAGCAAGCAACTCCGCAGTCGTACTCTTCCCGCTGCCCGGCGGGCCGGAGACGGTTAGTAACATACTGGTTCTGCGACGTGGCCGGTAAAATGGGTTTTGAATCCCTCGAGGTGTTATCTCTGGGTCCACGCACGGCTACATGATCACTACCCGCGAGAAACCGGAGTCGATATCGACGTTAGACGCGCTCGAGATCAGGTCCCCGAGGGCGTCATATCGATGTTGAGCGACTTTCGCAGCAGTTGCGTAAAGCCCATCGAGCAGAGGAAGTACCAGACAATCCAACCCCACATTGGACCGATCAGTCCTCTGTGGAGGTCGACCTCGCCAGCGATTGGCATGACCATCGTCAGTTCGGCTGGGGCGACGTGACCGTCGAGGATTTTCCAGTACATCCAGAGGAACAGTGGGATGGTAAAGAGCATAATCCAGACCATCGGGCGGAACTGCTCTTTGAACATGCCAAGGTTATCGGCCATCGCTTCCATCTGCTCCTCGCGAGCGCGTTCCATCTCGTTGTCGATGCGCTCGATTTCTGCGTCGCTTGCATCGCGCTCTTCGGCTTCCTTTTTGCGTTCGCGGATGTCCTTTTGCTTTTCCTGCATGGCCTTCATCCGCTGTTGGTACTTGCCCATGATCTCCGGATTCATCAGGTTCGCCTGCAACAGCGTCGAATACAGGCCAGTCAGCAGGGCAACGGAGAGAATCACGGCATAGAACGGGAGCGCCGCGTCAAGCGGTGCGAGGGCGACATCGAGCGTGGTTCCAACCGTATCGCGGACGGAATCGAACCAGTAGCCAACCATCAACAGGACGGAGCCAACCGCAGCCAGCTTATCCCACTGAGACCACTTCGACTCCTCTGGGTCAATATCGACGTCTGCACCGGGCAAGTCACCATCGGTGCCATCACCGTCGAGTGCCTCATCGTAGGCCTCGCGGTCGGCGATTTCGAACCCTTCGGTCCCATCGACCAGCACTCCTTTCTCAATCAGCCGACCCCACTGTCCGCTCGTCAGGTCGTCATTGACGTCCTGCCACTGGACCTCCCCGCCGTTCTCGTCGGCCGCCTCGCGGATGGCCTGGAGGGCACCGTCCATCTCAGAATCCTCGCGGACGAGGGCGTTGATTTTCTCGGCTGTACGCGTCATCTGATTTGTGCTAGGGTACGTCCGGTATACAAGTGTTTATCTTCGGGTGGAGCATTGCCGACGAGTTGAACTGAGACGGACTGCTGTCTTGATGTCGTAGGACTACCAGTACTGGCGGACAGCAAGCGTATGGATAGTCTGCCGTAATTATATTCTACTTCTCACACTACTCAAGTCCCTCACCTATTAATATCTATAAGGTAATCTGTCAACAATAGTTATGTTCGACATAGACTGCTTAATTCGTTATTCTCGGATTAGAGCTGACGCGAAAACCAATATTCAGCCACATATTTAATCCCACGAATACAAACAGTAATTAAACATGTATTGGTACCCTACACTTTAATATCAATGAGAATTAACAGACACTCAATGAATTGGGAAGGAAGCAGTGGAAACAACATTGGGATTCCAAAGAGTTGGACAAATTCTAGAGGGGGTGCGGAACTTGTCGGCGTTGTACTGCTGATAGGGTTCGTTCTTGTGAGTGCAACTGCTGTTGTCGCCGTTGGTTCGACGGCCCTGAGTGCAGTTGAAGGACAGTCGGAGTCAGAACAGACGCACAACGAGTTTGAGTCGATTTCAGAACGTATCGATACATCGCTCCAGTCCAACGATCCGAATTCGATGGCTAATTTGCAGAGCCAATTCGAATTTTCGGAAGGGGCGGAAATAACGGTGTACGAGGATGGAACCAATGTCTCGGAGACGAACACAGGACAACTGCGCCACAACGAAATCGTCTACGAGGGAGGGTTAGTTGTCGAAGATGGGCAAGTTATCGATTCCCCTCACTTCCAATTCAATGACGGCCATTCGATGGTTCAACTCCCAACTATCATCAATTATGAAGACAGCGGGAGTTTCGACGGCGAAATTCGACCACAGACTGTGAATACACCGACACTTGATCCTGATGACTCTCTCACAATCGAAATTGAGAGTGAGTATTCTGAACAGTGGAAACATCAATTTGATGCTGCAAACGCAACCGTCTCCGAGCATAACGGGGTCGTAACCGTTGAGTATGATATCGAAGACTCAAGAGCGAGTGACATTACGTATGCTTTGAGCGTAGGACTATCTGATGAGTCGTCGTTTGGTTTGAACGACATTCCAGATACGCATGTTGAAAGTTACGACAATAATGAATACGACAAAAACAATCCACGTAATAAGGCAACGGTTGCGGTCGACGCGGATGGCGGAAATGTTGGTGGTGACCTAATGGTACGAGGTGAACTAATTTCCTCTGGAGAACCAGTCAACGACGGGCCACCTCATGTTACGATAACCGAGGGTGCCGACCAAGTCGACGAAATCCCCGAACCTACACCAACGACAGAATTGTTAATCGATGTTAACGATGTTACGAATATCCTTGGGGTAGAAACGTATGCCAGCGGTACTGATCTGACAGGTGGTATCTATTATACTGACGGGTCCGAATCGCTCAAGGGCGATATCGAGGTAACTGACCAATCGATACTGATAGTCGATGGCGACCTCGAAATCGAAGACGGCGACGTCCTGGCTAATGATGCACTCGATATACATGTCCACGGAGAATTGACGCTCACTGACTCAACAATCCGAACAGATGGACCACATCAGGGTGATCAGGTGTCCGTCTTCGTCAAGGATGATGTCAACATCAACGATGAGGTCTCGATGACTGGCTTACTCTACGGGACGGAATCGACCCTCGAAATCGATTCTCCCCAATTTAATCTGTACGGAGGCGTCACAGTTGACGACATCAAGCGCGCGGGTAATCCTGGTCGGGGTAACGTTGATGACTACTTCAATCTGTACTACGATGAGACGCTCAAGGGAGAAGCACCATACGCCACCACGAACGTTCCTGGCAGCCCTCTCGAAACATATTTCGAAAATCACGATGGGGCAGTTCACAATGGAGACCTCCACGTTGACGGCGATCCCGACGGGTTGTTCGATGACGATTTACTCGTGAAAGGCTCTGCTACCATAGAAGATCCTTGGAGCGACCACTCCGGATCGCTACTCGTTGAAGACGGTGCCGATATCCAAAGGACGACCATCGAAGACGATCTCGTCGTCGTAGATGACCTCGACATCGATGGTGGTGTCGTCAAAGGCGATATCTGGGTCGACGGAGACGCGACGATCACAAACGAACTGAATATACACGGCGATTTGTTCGTCAACGGCGATGTGACTGTCAAAGGCGGCACATTAGACGGAGATGTCTACGTTACCGGCAATCTCAATATCAACGGTAATCCTAACTTCAACGGTGGTGATGGTCTGCACGTGCTAGGTGATTTGGAATTTGATGGTGAACCGATCAGTATGACCGCGTATATTAACGGAGACGCAACTATCAGGAATAGCATTAACGACGATCTTCACGTAGCAGGCGACGTAACGTGTGATGGTGGCACCATCACTGGCGAGTTGTACGTTGGGGGAGACTCGGATAATTGTAATTCAGACCCCAAAGAAAATCCAGCTTCACCAGTTCTTCCCGGTATGATCCTCGATACACCAAATATAATGGAATTCCAACTTCATGAAAATGAGATTCATCATTTCGATATCCGTTTTGCGGAAGTCAACCTTGAGTAACAAGATAGATTCGCCAGCACAATAATTTACTGCCACTGATGTCAGCTTATCTCCCAGGTTTCCACGTACGAAGACGGTCAGGGTAATTGACACGGTATTATGGATAACCACTCGAGTATAGACGAGACAGAAATCTGAGTGACAAAGTCGGCGTACTACCGTAGCCCCCATTATATAATAACACCAACAATTTATTCTGTAGTTTTGTGAATTAAACCGTTAAAATGCAGTATTCGGCAGGGGCTTCCCTGATGAAATCTATCTGTGGACGGTAGTAAACGGTCCCAAAGTATTTGATCAGACGAGTCTATTATTAATTGGATATTCCATGGTCTGTGCATGGTTTTCCGTCGTGAGGACGACGTGGCTGATTCAGAAACTCGTGGCCAGTCTACGCTCATCGGCGTCGTCCTATTGATCGGTATGGTGGCTACACTCAGTCTCACTTTCTTCTTCGTCGCTGGAGATGCCGTTGCGTCCCTCGAGCACCAAGCAGAAGACGAGCGAGTCGAAGGAGCATTCGTCGAACTCAGTCAACAACTCCAGACTGCTTCCTCGAGCAACGACATCTCGAGGACGATTGACCTCGACGTTGGACAGGATGGGGCAGTCGTTCGCGAGGAGACTGGTAACATTACCGTGAATTCAGATGCGCTGGACGACGATGCGATAGACGATATGACAATCGGGACGATTGAATACGAGAGTACTGATGGAACGGTACTCGCGTACGAAGCGGGAGCGGTGTTCCGCGAGAAAGGAAACGAGACACAGGTCGTGTCGGCACCGCCGATTCACTACGATCTGGTCACGCAAACACTCACGCTTCCGGTTGTAACGGCAACTGGCGATGACCGCCTCGGTGGCGGTGATGTGACGTTTTCGAAACATGAGACAAAGACGTTTCAGGATGCAAACGTCGTTGAAAACGAGAGCGTCGAGATAACGATTCAGAGTGAGTACTATCGCGGGTGGGAATCGTTCTTCCGGACTGAAGCGGGTGACACCTCCGTTCAATCTGTTGATCACGACAATCAAACACTCGAGGTGCAGGTCGGCTATCTCGATATTGAGGATGCCTACGAAGATGGGTTCCTGCTTGCAGAACGGCCAACGGATGATGATATCCATCAGAATGCAGACATCGACGAGGAGGACATCGAAACCGGAGCGATGCCTGAACTCGACGAAATTATCGACGAAATCGTTGACGACATCATCGACGACGTCGAAAGCGGCGAAGAGGACGCACAGTCACTGTCGGAAACCGATCAAACACTGACTGATACTGGTTCCTATTGGGTTGACGACGACCTCGAGATAGCGAGCGAGGATCGACTGGAATTTGACATTTCCGATGGGAATTCAACAGTCGTCGTCGATGGAAACGTAACTGTCAGTGGCGAACTCATTGCTGATGCTGCTGAGACAGACCACGAGTTGAAACTCTACACGACGGGGAACGTCCACATCGATGCTGGCGAGGTGTCGGTGACTGACGGGAACGCAACGAATCTCCAGTTCTACGGAACGTCAGACGCACATATCGGCTTTGGAACGGGTGGAACTACCTACGAGGGAACGTTGTACGCACCACGAGATTCCCCATGGGACGGACAGGAAAACGAAGTGTATCCGACAGAATGTCAGGCACAGGTCTGTATGCAATCGAACGTAGAGGTCACCGGTGCCATCGTCGCTCGCTCACTTGATGCTCACTCGTCGTCCGTCACGGTCGAACATGATCCAGCGCTTATCGATAACGAAATCAGTCTCTACAGTGAGGAGTACGAACTCCCGCCACAATTGACGTACCTCAATGTCGCACACCATGAAATTGGTGTGAGAAATAACTAAAACAGCAGTATTCTCAGGCTGCGTCCTCGATAGTCGCTTTCACGTCTTCCCAGACGTCCGCAGGCGCTTGCTCACCGTCGACGCGCTCGAGCAGTCCCGCCTCCTCGTAGTGGTCGATGACCGGCTCCGTGTTCTCTCGGTAGACACGCAGCCGTTCCTTGACCGTGTCCTCGGTGTCGTCATCGCGCTGGACGAGTCGCTCTTCGACGTCGGGATCCTCCGCCGGATCGTACTCAACGTGATAGATATCGCCGGTTTCGGGGTCGAGACGGCGGCCAGTCAGGCGGTGGACGAGTTCGTCCTCGCTGACGTCAAGCAAGAGCACGAGGTCGAGGTCAGTCATGTCCTCGAGTTCTTCGGCCTGTTCCTGATTGCGTGGGTAGCCGTCAAGGACGAACCCATTCGCCTGTGAGAGTGCTTCGTCGACGATGGCGTTGACAACTGCGTCGGGGACGAGTTCGCCCTGGTCCATGTACTCGCCGGGCGTGTCGTACTCCATGTCCATATCGGAGATGTCCATCTGCTTGTTCGAGCGGAGTGCGTCGCCGGTCGTGATGTGATCGATGTCGAACTCCTCGGTGATCTTTGCGCTCTGGGTTCCCTTTCCTGCCCCGGGGGCACCCATAATCAGCAGTCGTGGTTGTGCCATACCCCGATGTTCACCGGCGTCGCATAAAGGCTTAAAGAAACGCCCACAAGGATACCGTATGACCAGATTCGACGCCACCGAGCCTGCTGATCGGCAGCAACTGTACGCCGATGCCATTACAGCCCACCGCGAACGGGGCAGTGGCTACCTGACGCTCGAGGTCGATACCGAACTCCTCAAAACTGGCGAGACGGACGCAGACGGAAGCGAGAGTGACGGCGACGATTCGAGTACACACACGTTCGACCCAGAACTTGGCGTCCCCTGGGTACAATTCGGCGACGGAACGATCAATCTCGACTGCACGGCCGACGAACTCGAGGAACTCAAAACGGTTCTCGAGGAGTTTGCAGCGTTTACAATCGATGATATCGTTCGTCCCAATGATATCGACGGCATCAATGTTCGAATCAGCGCAAACGCCGACCAGAACCGAATTGCACAGTTCATTGAGGCGGTGTTCCGTCAGGTATACGGCCTCCCCGAGAACGGCCGCGTCTGG contains these protein-coding regions:
- a CDS encoding adenylate kinase, which encodes MAQPRLLIMGAPGAGKGTQSAKITEEFDIDHITTGDALRSNKQMDISDMDMEYDTPGEYMDQGELVPDAVVNAIVDEALSQANGFVLDGYPRNQEQAEELEDMTDLDLVLLLDVSEDELVHRLTGRRLDPETGDIYHVEYDPAEDPDVEERLVQRDDDTEDTVKERLRVYRENTEPVIDHYEEAGLLERVDGEQAPADVWEDVKATIEDAA
- a CDS encoding DUF7563 family protein, which produces MVGVTVAPWPSTGTGSTCLHCERHVSDRFSRVYGDNQNRVHRCSNCDSYRRLTRGSAAGKALEIPDPETANGHQGGESDV
- a CDS encoding DUF488 family protein, N3 subclade → MTVHTTYFGGLSQYGPAADVDVFGVVRYPKDFVDRVTDRNIPAVAPPNDLLDAYKTVEEAAEKNDEPNPAAIAWDSVSYEPRYLQYLERDGPQAVIDELADRARECDIWLVCWEKDARWCHRRLLADVVAGRLEDVEVVHHPDPSTIPIATDSESGESSDETATLQEFAEAGGD
- the cmk gene encoding (d)CMP kinase, which encodes MLLTVSGPPGSGKSTTAELLADAFDLDHVSGGDIFRELADERGYTPLEFNKLAEENDEIDRDLDRRLRDIAVTEDDLVLESRLAGWLAGDEADFKFWLDAPAAVRGERIADREDKDPVRATEETKAREASEAQRYEDYYEIDIRDLTIYDLSVNTARWNPDAVLDMLVTAVEEYDDDGDEGKADLDLEYEF
- a CDS encoding DUF7289 family protein codes for the protein MVFRREDDVADSETRGQSTLIGVVLLIGMVATLSLTFFFVAGDAVASLEHQAEDERVEGAFVELSQQLQTASSSNDISRTIDLDVGQDGAVVREETGNITVNSDALDDDAIDDMTIGTIEYESTDGTVLAYEAGAVFREKGNETQVVSAPPIHYDLVTQTLTLPVVTATGDDRLGGGDVTFSKHETKTFQDANVVENESVEITIQSEYYRGWESFFRTEAGDTSVQSVDHDNQTLEVQVGYLDIEDAYEDGFLLAERPTDDDIHQNADIDEEDIETGAMPELDEIIDEIVDDIIDDVESGEEDAQSLSETDQTLTDTGSYWVDDDLEIASEDRLEFDISDGNSTVVVDGNVTVSGELIADAAETDHELKLYTTGNVHIDAGEVSVTDGNATNLQFYGTSDAHIGFGTGGTTYEGTLYAPRDSPWDGQENEVYPTECQAQVCMQSNVEVTGAIVARSLDAHSSSVTVEHDPALIDNEISLYSEEYELPPQLTYLNVAHHEIGVRNN
- a CDS encoding DUF106 domain-containing protein, translating into MTRTAEKINALVREDSEMDGALQAIREAADENGGEVQWQDVNDDLTSGQWGRLIEKGVLVDGTEGFEIADREAYDEALDGDGTDGDLPGADVDIDPEESKWSQWDKLAAVGSVLLMVGYWFDSVRDTVGTTLDVALAPLDAALPFYAVILSVALLTGLYSTLLQANLMNPEIMGKYQQRMKAMQEKQKDIRERKKEAEERDASDAEIERIDNEMERAREEQMEAMADNLGMFKEQFRPMVWIMLFTIPLFLWMYWKILDGHVAPAELTMVMPIAGEVDLHRGLIGPMWGWIVWYFLCSMGFTQLLRKSLNIDMTPSGT
- a CDS encoding RNA-guided pseudouridylation complex pseudouridine synthase subunit Cbf5, whose amino-acid sequence is MTELRGPPDDRSPAELLSFGVVNLDKPPGPSSHQLSGWLRDAVDDTLADRGVDTTIDRAAHAGTLDPKVTGCLPIMLGDATRLAQVFLEGSKEYVSVLECHGSIPADAESVIDEFEGPLYQKPPRKSAVSRRLRVREIYDLDLLERNDEDRQLLLRIRCESGTYVRKLCHDLGLALGTGAHMGHLRRTATTPFDDRDLHTPYEFLDALAFWLEDDDPEPLFDIVDPAERILEDLPRVLIAENAAREVAHGAPVYEPGVLEVSDDLESGDLVACYMPNGAAICLGEFVGDRDGEATDGVAVSLERVLV
- a CDS encoding DUF7289 family protein, which produces MNWEGSSGNNIGIPKSWTNSRGGAELVGVVLLIGFVLVSATAVVAVGSTALSAVEGQSESEQTHNEFESISERIDTSLQSNDPNSMANLQSQFEFSEGAEITVYEDGTNVSETNTGQLRHNEIVYEGGLVVEDGQVIDSPHFQFNDGHSMVQLPTIINYEDSGSFDGEIRPQTVNTPTLDPDDSLTIEIESEYSEQWKHQFDAANATVSEHNGVVTVEYDIEDSRASDITYALSVGLSDESSFGLNDIPDTHVESYDNNEYDKNNPRNKATVAVDADGGNVGGDLMVRGELISSGEPVNDGPPHVTITEGADQVDEIPEPTPTTELLIDVNDVTNILGVETYASGTDLTGGIYYTDGSESLKGDIEVTDQSILIVDGDLEIEDGDVLANDALDIHVHGELTLTDSTIRTDGPHQGDQVSVFVKDDVNINDEVSMTGLLYGTESTLEIDSPQFNLYGGVTVDDIKRAGNPGRGNVDDYFNLYYDETLKGEAPYATTNVPGSPLETYFENHDGAVHNGDLHVDGDPDGLFDDDLLVKGSATIEDPWSDHSGSLLVEDGADIQRTTIEDDLVVVDDLDIDGGVVKGDIWVDGDATITNELNIHGDLFVNGDVTVKGGTLDGDVYVTGNLNINGNPNFNGGDGLHVLGDLEFDGEPISMTAYINGDATIRNSINDDLHVAGDVTCDGGTITGELYVGGDSDNCNSDPKENPASPVLPGMILDTPNIMEFQLHENEIHHFDIRFAEVNLE